The proteins below come from a single bacterium genomic window:
- a CDS encoding pseudouridine synthase: MAAERLQKILAEAGVASRREAERMIVNGRIRVNGEIARELGTKADPQKDTITVDGKPIRSAEKKVYLAFHKPVNVMVTRKDPEGRPTVFDYLKEVPERVNYVGRLDFDSEGLLLLTNDGDLLARLTHPRYEVPKTYHVKVVGRVTRETLAKIAKGVDVGAFVSQPSKARIYKENPNNTWVEVVLKEGKNREVRRIFEALGHKTMRLIRMAVGPVRLNDLPAGRWRALDRKEIQALSESAAAPESKPRNPSSHAPTGA, from the coding sequence ATGGCCGCGGAGCGTCTCCAAAAAATACTGGCCGAGGCGGGCGTCGCCTCCCGCCGCGAGGCGGAGCGGATGATTGTGAACGGACGCATCCGCGTGAACGGCGAGATTGCGCGCGAGTTGGGGACGAAGGCCGATCCGCAAAAGGACACGATTACCGTCGACGGCAAGCCGATTCGATCCGCCGAGAAGAAGGTCTATCTCGCATTCCACAAGCCGGTGAACGTGATGGTGACGCGAAAGGACCCGGAAGGGCGGCCGACGGTCTTCGACTACCTCAAGGAAGTTCCGGAACGCGTGAACTACGTCGGCCGTTTGGATTTTGATTCCGAAGGGCTCTTGTTGCTCACGAACGACGGCGATCTGCTGGCCCGGCTCACGCACCCGCGCTACGAGGTGCCCAAGACCTACCACGTGAAGGTCGTGGGCCGCGTCACGCGGGAGACTCTCGCGAAGATCGCCAAGGGCGTCGACGTCGGCGCATTCGTCTCCCAGCCTTCTAAAGCCAGGATTTACAAAGAGAACCCCAACAATACCTGGGTCGAGGTGGTCCTCAAGGAAGGGAAAAACCGGGAGGTCCGGAGAATCTTCGAGGCGTTGGGTCATAAGACGATGCGCCTGATCCGCATGGCGGTCGGGCCCGTGAGACTCAATGACCTGCCCGCGGGACGGTGGCGGGCGCTGGATCGCAAAGAGATCCAGGCGCTTTCGGAGTCAGCGGCTGCGCCGGAGTCAAAGCCGCGAAATCCTTCTTCACATGCTCCCACCGGCGCTTGA
- a CDS encoding agmatine deiminase family protein, with protein sequence MRSTLREQGYRMPAEFEPHEATWLAWPHNPETWPGRLKFIPPIWIQMIKPLHVHETVHVCVNDAAMEAEVQAILKRHDIGRNVVLHQIPTNDAWARDHNAIFVKRNGDVGAHGHAPLLATDWIFNSWGKKYGPWDLDDVVPQHVAKYLNVPCIQPGIVLEGGSIDVNGKGTLLTTEQCLLNKNRNPHLKRDEIEQYLKDYLGVSNILWLGDGIVGDDTDGHVDDITRFVAPDTIVTVVEEDPADENYKPLQDNLKRLQSMKDQDGRPLKIVTIPMPGPVEYDGQRLPASYANFYIANGVVLVPIYNHANDPRALETLQKLFPARRVVGINCVEMVWGLGAIHCVTQQQPRV encoded by the coding sequence ATGAGATCGACTCTCAGAGAACAGGGCTACCGCATGCCCGCGGAATTCGAGCCGCACGAGGCGACCTGGCTCGCCTGGCCGCACAATCCCGAGACCTGGCCCGGTCGGCTCAAGTTCATCCCCCCCATCTGGATCCAGATGATCAAGCCGCTGCACGTGCATGAGACGGTGCACGTGTGCGTCAACGACGCCGCGATGGAGGCGGAGGTGCAGGCCATTTTGAAGCGCCACGACATCGGGCGGAACGTCGTTCTGCATCAGATCCCCACAAACGACGCCTGGGCGCGGGATCACAACGCGATTTTCGTGAAACGGAATGGTGATGTAGGGGCGCATGGCCATGCGCCCCTACTGGCGACCGATTGGATCTTCAATTCATGGGGCAAGAAATATGGCCCCTGGGACCTCGATGACGTCGTCCCCCAACACGTCGCCAAATACCTAAATGTTCCGTGCATTCAACCCGGCATCGTCCTCGAAGGCGGTTCCATCGACGTCAACGGCAAGGGCACGCTCCTCACCACCGAGCAGTGTCTCTTGAACAAGAACCGCAATCCCCACCTGAAGAGGGATGAGATCGAGCAGTACCTGAAGGATTATCTCGGCGTTTCGAACATCCTCTGGCTGGGCGACGGCATCGTCGGCGACGACACGGACGGCCACGTCGACGACATCACGCGCTTCGTCGCCCCGGACACGATCGTCACCGTGGTCGAGGAGGACCCGGCCGACGAGAACTACAAACCGCTTCAAGACAACCTGAAGCGGCTTCAATCCATGAAGGATCAGGACGGGCGGCCTCTCAAGATTGTCACGATCCCAATGCCCGGCCCCGTGGAATACGACGGCCAGCGGCTTCCCGCCTCCTATGCGAATTTCTACATCGCCAACGGCGTGGTGCTCGTGCCCATCTACAATCATGCCAATGACCCAAGGGCCCTCGAGACCCTTCAAAAGTTGTTTCCCGCGCGGCGTGTGGTAGGGATCAACTGCGTGGAGATGGTGTGGGGACTGGGGGCCATTCATTGCGTCACACAGCAACAACCCAGGGTCTGA